The genomic region tactctctaatttctaAATTAATGCCAAATATAAAAGggtattaaatgcttaaatacaacccagtgggttgGTGGGGGCCAAAAATGAAGACGACACATATACGTCCATAACTGaagacgggccaaatacaataccacattcctaataggacaagcaacaagtggggtggtggaggccaaaaatgtcaccactttcaagctatttgacccgtctttagctatagacggatagatCCGTCTATAGCAAAACTAGCTGTTTTTTAATACTCCCTCTCAGTCGTTATAATGTTCCCCTTTGATATGGGCacgatacttaaggaaaagtattaaaatattagtaaaagagttgtgtggggttggtgataggagagagggataaattattagtaattaaataaagaattgtggggccaaaacataaaggaaagtaataaaataggagtaaaagagttgtgtagggtttggtgataggagagaagaatgaataaaataagagtaaaagtttctaaaaatagaaaggggaacattagttgaataatccgttttgggaaagaggaaacattatagtgactgggagggagtattccATTACCACGCCAAACCATACTTAATGGTCAACGTCTATTCAcagttttctttattttattttttttggtgtcAAATAAGCCACCAGGGGCAAGCATTACAATATAGCACGGGTGGGCCGGTGGGGGATACGAACCTGGAACCTAATAAACACTATACTTTCCATCTTAACCATTAGACTAATGGACATCTCCGATACAATTATTTTTAACGGTTATATCTCCATCTTAACCGGTtagactaagacatcttcggtACAGTTTTCTTTATTAGAAAATTTCAGTCTCTAAAATATAGAGGGTGAGGAACTGGTCTATATGGACTTGAAACTAACCGTATAAACCCGCCAAACAAAAATGGTCGGTAAAGCATGACTTCAGCTGCTTATATTAATGCTCAAACAAGAAAACAAGCCTACCACAAACCAACTTAAATTAATACAGTAATACCTTAATTGTAGGCTGATAAATACACTCCATCAATTAGCAACGTTTCTTGATCGCGGCGAGGTTTGATTTGGCATTCATCGGAACACAAAACTTCCCTTCACTTCGGAACACCTTCTATTCTTCTCTGGTTATGTTGTCAGAATCGAAGCACAAAATAAACGATCGCATACTATCTTATAGCAATTCTACCATAGGAAGATTAGGAGCGACCATACTACAATCCAGAATGCTGTTATTCTAAATGTTGAATCATACAATCTCGCTTGCGATTCTAGCAGGTCATGGAGGTAGTGTATATACTAATATCCTGCAATATATATCATCCATGTCCAAAGCAGAAACCGAGAACTGTACTCTCATAAGTATCATTGTTGCTATGACACGGAAAAACTCCATATTTTCGTGGATGTGAAAGGCATCACATGGGAAGTGCGTTACATGTTATAGGATTAATTATTACGAACAATAAATTTGACAAACAAAACCAGACCGAATCGACTcttgctttcctaatagaataattcgacccttatTCTTGTGCCTGGGTTATACCGAATTTTTCTACTGAGATAAGACGGTCCCCTCTGTCTTTGGCACTCAAAGATCAGAGACGTAATATAGAAATATTGTGTGTAGTTTGTTAAACGTTTGTTAATGTTGAAGAATTTTCTGTGTCTGTTTCTTCTCTTCCTCTTTGTTTATATAGAGAGGAAAACAGGGAAGGGAGGGGAGTTATTATGAAGAGTTGCAACTCTTCAAAACCAGGAATACGTTGAATTGATTTCtcttgaaattaattaattatcttttCAGATTAGACACGGAACTCGTAATTccgtaaataattatgcaagtATACTCTCCGTATTTTCCCGAACTTGCAATTTATTAttcagaaattacccactaacgaACCAACCTTAATTACGCAAAATGaaaccggtaattactcttaaatcaccaacattaCACACAAGGAGATGAGATTCGGCCACCTGACTCATCATCCAGACAGACGCTCAATCTCCACCACTAGGCCAAAGTATCAATATTTTCACTTTCATATTATCCTTGGGTTCTCGAACTCGACACCCTTTTCATTAAGAACTGTCCTCTCACACAATGACGTAATAGACGTCAAAAACATGAAATGGCACGACAAGCAGGGAGGGAAAACAGAACTTTTCTAACAAGATCCCTTTCTATCACAAAATTAAGGGGCTAAAAAATTCTAATAAAAATAAGGGGCGAAACCATTTTCAAGTCCCAGAAAATATGATGATTAAGCAAGTCCAAGATATGACCAAATATCTCACATAACAAAACCCAATTGATCATCCCTGATTTCCTGTGTATAAACATCTAACATAAATTACCAAAATGTCAAATTTTCAGAAAACTATTGCACCAGAATTCATGAACAGCTCGAGTAAAGGGGAAGAAGGCATACAAATTCCTGAAATATAAAATTGTTCTAGGCAAATATTCTTACCTTTGGCTAAGGGAATCAACTCTTTCAGATGTGAAAACATATCATCTTATCTTTTCTGAGATGCGGAACAAAGCAAACCAGAAGCATCGGCCCCGATCACAGCAAGCTCACAAACATTACAGATCTGCCCTTCCAGATTTGGTATAAAACGAGCACTACAATAGGGGCAGGACACGTCCTTTTGACCACGGTAAATTGGCACGTATGTGGCCCCACAGACCACAAAAGGGTTCCTGAAATCGTAGTTTAATTCAGTTGCATCAGCTGAGCTCCTCTCGGAGGCATGTATAACTTGACGGGCTTGTCTTGCTTGTTGCTCGCTAGGCGGGTTTGTTTCGAGGAGCCGTCGGGCGAAGGTGGCGGCCGTGGTAACATTCTTGGCCTTGAAGCAAACAGTCATAGCCAAATGGAGGGCAAGCCTCAAATGAGGAGTTTGCAGGTTGCAATGAGTGAAATAAGCAGCAAGCTCTTGTTGACGCTTAGAATCGTCTTTTAACTCTCGTCTCTTAATCTCCATTTTAAGACCCAGGACGTACTCCTTCACTATAATAATTAACTCTTTGACTTCATCAACTTCTCTTCTTGAGTCCACAACTATCAGAGGAATGGTATGTAAGATACCTAGGAAGATGCCAAGAGCTTCTGACAGTTTACCAGCAGTTGTGGACTTGTAACCAGACTTTAGCTTATCTTCTAATTGAGAGAAACTGAAGACCAAAGCAGGTGGACCTCTCACACTGGGGCTTAGAGTCTCGCTCAATTCTCTTTCCAAACCCAGGGATATGACAGGAGCTGATGTCAAGGCACGCAAATAAGTGTGACTTCCAGTGTGAAGATCGAGAAACATGGGTTTCAAAGGAATAAAATTTTTGATCCCGAGTTGTCGACTCAGCAAACGCATAGCAGTATCGAAGTTTCCAGCGGCAGCATGCTCGGCGGCAAGAGATGACTTTTGGGTCCAGATGTGGCTGACGGGCATACCTAGACCTGGTGCCACGAAAACCGAAGAACGGGCACTAACTGAAGCTTTAGGAGTTTCTTCCTCCAGAGGAAGATCCAAATCCTCAAGGTCCCATCCTCCATTTTCTTCACTCTCTTCAGCTCCTTCTATATCAGGATGCTCTTGGGATTCTCCATTTGTTGTCGCCTCGAAATCCTCTAAACTTTCGCCCCAATCAGCTCCaacctcctcttcttcctcttcaggaGCACCCCGGCCAATCTCAATCCCACCATCAAAGACCCCCTTCATTACTCTCAGCAAAGGCCAATCTCCGGCACACATGACGGGTGGTGGAGGGATAAGGAGAGATGGAATTTTACCTTTAGGCAAAGAAGGTAGGGCATCTCCCAATTTAGAAGCCAGCCTCTCAGAAGCATCAAGAAGGCCATGGACTGAAGCTGTGATGTATGCCAGGGGTAAATGACCGGCATCCTCCAAAATCTTAACACGTTCTTGTACATCACCCAGATAAAGTGCATTATGGAATTGACCCATGATATCATTCTTTACCTCTGCTATTTTCAACATTTTAGATAACTTTTCGATATTCCCAGTAATCAGATAAAGAAATGATAGCCTCTCGAAATTTTTAGTCCTCTGGTAAGCGTATTCCACAATACCGGCATTACCCTGGCGAAGAGCCTCCAACCCTAATTTGTACCAATGATCTTTTTCATCAATCTCTTTAGCTGAAGCAACTGCGATTTGAATGTTTCCACTCTCCAAAGCTAaattaaaccgagtcttttcatCTTTTACAAAATGCAAAGCAACTTCAGGAAACCCCTTCTGCTGCAAATACGATATCATTGCTTGTCCCACGAGCTGGGAGTTTCGTATCATCGACATAACATGATCGTATCTCTTCCTCAGCAAATTTAGCTTGAATATGTACTCTGTCGCATCGATAACTATAGCCTTGTTTTTTCCATCTCGATCCAAGCAAAAAATTATATTCCCAGAAACTTTAGTAATGTAGACTAGAACATCAAGTGTCTTGATAATGCCATTATCTCCATTGGGGAGGCAGTACTTAATGTGATTCAATGTTGTATAGATGAAAACTCCGTTGTCATCCCATGCTCCACTTTTCACACGAATGGTCTCGTGGAGAGTGCACAAATGTACAAGCTCTTTAGTAGCAATCACAATGGCGTGTTTGCTTAGCAACGCAACACTCTGCATATCATTTGACCACACTACATACTTGACAAAAGGGGTTTGAAGCTCACCGAGAACAATCCTCTGCTGCAAGTCGAAAATAGCAACTCTATCCTCAGCCCTACACAGCAGGTTTCCAGTCCCGGCATAAAATATTGCATCAGTGGCAATAGGTAGAGCACTCTTCTTCACAATCTCATTTTTCAAGTTCTTAACCAATACTTGATTACTGGTTTTGTCAAGCACTGCAAACCTGTTGCGAGCAATAAAAACAGCAGATCCTCCAACTCCTCTTTTTCCCTCTTGTGCTACATCACCTCTACCAAAGGCATCCTTAGGAACAACATAGAGCTCATACGAGCCGCCATCAATATCGGAACATACAAGGACAGCATTCTCTGTAGGGCTATAAGAAAGAGTCCTGGGACCTTGATTTAGGCTTGTTGAGCCAGGTCGACGAATCGGGGCAACTTGAGTGTCTTGTTGAGTGGAAAATTCAAAATATCGCAAGAAACGGTCTTTTGCATAAAACAATGCATCACCACTGACAGAAAATGCTGGTCGTTCTCTCTCCAATTTGAAGACAATTATCCCACTGTCATGGCCGGCAGCTAGGAGATTTAACTCAGGATGAGCTGCAAGTATCCAAAATCTATCATGTTCCCGGCGGAATGTTTGAATGGCAGTCCGCTTTGTCACATCCCATACACGAATGCTTTTGTCCTCTGAATTTGAAACAATGATGTCCTGCTTGGCATGAAACAAGACACTGGAGACATTATTCATGTGCCCCCTCAGTGTGTCCACTTCCCAAGCCTTGGTATCTGAAGACGTATGTAAAATCAAGTCAGTAGTgcacgataaacgaataaaatcTGCAGTCATTCAAACCTAAGAGAATACGATCGAAAAAGTTAAATCAGATATCAGCTTAGTCACTCAATAGATAGGATGTCTAATTAATGGTATTCACAGTTCTTCATACAAATACATAAATAGTTCGTTCACTTCTAATTAAGTGGTGAAGAAGCTCTTAACTGTAGCTCATTTACTTATATATCCAGCCAAAACCTCCATCATTCTTATTTTACTATAGAAGAAAGTATAAACACTACCTGTGTCAAAATCATGTCCAGTACAAAAATGAACTACAAATCCAGCCATTAGATGCCCTTCTAACAGGAGAAACTAGCTCACAGAAACAAATTCACTTCTCAAAGAACAGCAATCAGAAGAGAAAATCAAGCCTCTCTCACCCTCGTACAGATTTTAAATGCAAAACAATCTGAATTAAACTCTTTGATATAATGCGAACACCAATAGGCTAGAGCCTCGTGCAAGGATCAACTTATACTACAACTATAAAGTTTGCAAGAATAACTGAAAGAGGGACATCCACCGCAGTTTTATCAAAAATCAAATCTCATACAAAATACTCACCGTTCATCCGCCACAATTTCACTTGGCGATCATCAGCCCCAGAAACAATCAGGGGAAGTGTGGGATGAAATGCCGCCCAGTTAACTCCCCTATCATGGCCTTCTAACACATACTTAACCACAGTATCTATACCCCCAAAAAGATCTGTATTCATTTGACTTAAACCCAATATGTCATCTGCAGGAGATGGACTTTTCTTCCTTAGTGATCCAATATCCCACACACGAATTGTCTGGTCAAGAGAAGCTGACACGAGGAGGTCCTCTTTAGGATGGAAGGCTGCACACATTACATAGTGATTGTGCCCTGTCAAAACAGCTAAACATGTCCGTGACTGCCAGTTCCAGATGCGAATAGTCTGGTCATCACTAGCACTCACAATCCATGGACTCTCATGGTGGAACTGCACAGTGCGAATGTAATCTAGATGTCCAAGTAGTGTAAAAAGACACCTGTGCAGCTTGTAGTTCCaaactttaatcttgtaatcatcaCCTGAAAGAAGCAAATAGAATATGATGTTCACACGAGGGAAACTCTATCATTTCCATTACAACTATGCATCAAATCCCAAGGAATATGATAGCTAAATAATCTAATCATGAAAGAAAAAGCCctcaataaaagcataaaaatatgaGTCACATGCGTTACACATTAGGAAAAGGGAACATATTTTTTTCCCACAAGTTCCAATATTGCAAGTGAGTGCAAAATACTACGATGAGTATCATCAATCCAACTGAAGAGTGTGAGATTACTTAAAGAGGCTCTTCATTGAGTATACGATTAATGAAAAAGACGGATTTTCGAACTAACAGTTGAATCAATTCGTGTCTTTTCAAAAGTGAGTTTCCAAAGTGAGTGAGTAACCTTTATATAAATTACAATGACTACCCATCTCAATGGCCAAGTTAACGACCAACAGTACAATTATGCTGGACGTAATGGGCTACGCACTGTACAGCACCTATGCAACATGCAACGAAACTGGGATAATAATTAAGAATGTTACAAAGCAGATACGTGTCATCAGTTGCACAAGATAGTAAATGAACAATAAACCAGGATGATCATAGCATACCTCCCGACACAAACAGTGGTTGAGAGTTGTGGAAATGAACACCGCGAACAGGGCCATCATGTTCATCAAAGCGATCAATAAGAGTACCCATCCTGTAATCCCATAATTGGATCACACCACTGTGAAGACTGGCTAAAATCCATGGCCTCTTACTATGAAAACTCAGTCCCTTAACTCTATTACTCTTCGTCTCGAACTTTGTCAACATTTTTCAATGCCAGGATATCGCTCACTGTATGATAAGAAAAACATCAATAAGGACACAAAAACAGTTCGCTCATTAATCGCTCACTGTATGGGTCATTTAATACATGCATTTCCAAGAGAAATAATGACAATGCTGGTAAATGGGATTAATCGGCTTCATTTCCCACTTGGGACACATACACAGTTTTAAGTAAAAATTCCTAAtcttcaaaaaaataaaataattgatCAACAATTTCTGAAATTCCACAATCTCTCTATTGCAATTTGCAAATTTGCAAGGTTATCCACAACCTATCTTACTCTGACGCTTCACATTGGTTGTGTGTGCTCTATCCGACATATACGCTCCAATatttcattttagaccaaaaacatGATACTTTAATTCCCAAAACAAATATGCATATCCGACCCATCGACACCATATCACGTCGAACAGAcgagtcggagtaacatagtcCACAAGCCTCTCATTGCATACAGCACCACATAATTAAAAATTAATCAACTGCGCCGCAATTTCAATCATTTGACCTAATCAAACTAATTGATCATCATTCAAATAGGAAGTAGCTCAATCAACAAGCTAATCAGTAATCAAATCACAAATTATAAATCGGAATTACACATAACATGCAATTCTCAGTTCAAATCAAACTTAAATTgaacaaaatcaaactcaaatagCACAGAATGATACATACGAAGCATTAACTATCCAGATTAAATATCGAGCTAAAAAGACATGATTCAAACGTAAACATCAAATTAATTGGAATAAAATTGGGGGAAAACAGCAGAAATTGAAGGAATAATTACCCCACTTTAGATCTAGTACGTGAAATTGAAACGTTGGATCAGGTGAACTCCGCTATTGCATCCAGAATTTTGAGATAAGTTGATTGTTAATAATAACTCATGATCGGCTCGGAATTTTGACTTTGAACTCGGGTTTGGGTCCAAGCTCGTCAAGTCTAAAAAATTGAAGTTTGACCTTGGTTCGTGAGAAGGTCGAGCACCGCTCGAGTTCGGTTTCTCTTTATTTTTTTATGGGTTTAAAATCTTACGGAAAAGCTAAAAAGAGCTGTTAATTTAAGCCTTACTGAGTTTAAAATCGGGTTTGATTTGGTCGAGCTTGGCTCAAGATTAGAGTTGACAGTTGCGGAGCCATAATTTGAACTTAGGGGGCGGATGTGTAATAATATAAGACACATTtggaaaaaattcgaaaaatttaactaaaaacatCGAAAAACTCAACCGTCAGGAGGCGACCACCCCTGCTAGCCCCCCTAACTCCACCATTGAGAGTTGAGATCTGGTTTGACCGAGTTTGAGGAATATTCTGTGACAACTAGTCTATGAGGAAAAAAAATACTATGCGTAATCTGCGACACTTTTCGTATTAGTTTTCCTATTATTTAGGGGTCTCAAATCGACTTTTCGTATCGTACCTCTCAAATTAATCCGATCCTATGTAGGTTGGTTAAGAGTCTTATGAGAATGAAGAATGAAGAATGAAGAATGAAGAATGATTATCCATATTCCACCCAAAGTACACCATACATATTTATATCCATATCCTATTCTAAAAGTTTTTATATTCCATCCATTTCATTTAGAGTGAATGAATTATTTACCGGCTAAGAGTAAAAGTGTGTAACTCATAATCTTAGTCAAGAAACACCTGACAAAATAGACCTGATCTGAATGACCCGATTCGAATAACCCAACATGTACTAGACCCGACATCCGAGTTGA from Silene latifolia isolate original U9 population chromosome 3, ASM4854445v1, whole genome shotgun sequence harbors:
- the LOC141648464 gene encoding coatomer subunit alpha-1-like is translated as MLTKFETKSNRVKGLSFHSKRPWILASLHSGVIQLWDYRMGTLIDRFDEHDGPVRGVHFHNSQPLFVSGGDDYKIKVWNYKLHRCLFTLLGHLDYIRTVQFHHESPWIVSASDDQTIRIWNWQSRTCLAVLTGHNHYVMCAAFHPKEDLLVSASLDQTIRVWDIGSLRKKSPSPADDILGLSQMNTDLFGGIDTVVKYVLEGHDRGVNWAAFHPTLPLIVSGADDRQVKLWRMNDTKAWEVDTLRGHMNNVSSVLFHAKQDIIVSNSEDKSIRVWDVTKRTAIQTFRREHDRFWILAAHPELNLLAAGHDSGIIVFKLERERPAFSVSGDALFYAKDRFLRYFEFSTQQDTQVAPIRRPGSTSLNQGPRTLSYSPTENAVLVCSDIDGGSYELYVVPKDAFGRGDVAQEGKRGVGGSAVFIARNRFAVLDKTSNQVLVKNLKNEIVKKSALPIATDAIFYAGTGNLLCRAEDRVAIFDLQQRIVLGELQTPFVKYVVWSNDMQSVALLSKHAIVIATKELVHLCTLHETIRVKSGAWDDNGVFIYTTLNHIKYCLPNGDNGIIKTLDVLVYITKVSGNIIFCLDRDGKNKAIVIDATEYIFKLNLLRKRYDHVMSMIRNSQLVGQAMISYLQQKGFPEVALHFVKDEKTRFNLALESGNIQIAVASAKEIDEKDHWYKLGLEALRQGNAGIVEYAYQRTKNFERLSFLYLITGNIEKLSKMLKIAEVKNDIMGQFHNALYLGDVQERVKILEDAGHLPLAYITASVHGLLDASERLASKLGDALPSLPKGKIPSLLIPPPPVMCAGDWPLLRVMKGVFDGGIEIGRGAPEEEEEEVGADWGESLEDFEATTNGESQEHPDIEGAEESEENGGWDLEDLDLPLEEETPKASVSARSSVFVAPGLGMPVSHIWTQKSSLAAEHAAAGNFDTAMRLLSRQLGIKNFIPLKPMFLDLHTGSHTYLRALTSAPVISLGLERELSETLSPSVRGPPALVFSFSQLEDKLKSGYKSTTAGKLSEALGIFLGILHTIPLIVVDSRREVDEVKELIIIVKEYVLGLKMEIKRRELKDDSKRQQELAAYFTHCNLQTPHLRLALHLAMTVCFKAKNVTTAATFARRLLETNPPSEQQARQARQVIHASERSSADATELNYDFRNPFVVCGATYVPIYRGQKDVSCPYCSARFIPNLEGQICNVCELAVIGADASGLLCSASQKR